CTCAGATATGTTCACGTTTATCGTTGGTCATGTGCCGCTGAAAGAGTAGGCTGGATGGGAATGTTTCATTTACTTTTAATTGATGCGGTGAATTGACATCTCCCCGTCCCTTGGCCCCCGAACCTGTCGTATATTATTGCATGATTTGATTGAAAAAGTAGATGATTATACGATATAGATGGAGAAATGATTAACTATGTGAAAATGCTATATTTCATAGTCAATTCAGCGATATCTATCAGGAGGAGCATTTTATTAATTACCTGACTCCTGATATTCGGATAGTGAAGGAACTTCCGGTGGAGCTACGGTCACTAGACTTGGAGGCAATTGGTAGCTTTGTAAGTTTCATAGGCGGACTAGTTTCCAGCATTTCTTAGCTGAAATAGTTTTTGTTCGACTAAGTTCTGTAAAATCGATATTTCAAATGTTGAGCAGGTGACGGATGAAGATGTTAAAAAAGAGTCCAAGCCGAGTTTTTATCTGAAATATATTCTCCctatattattgaaaaatagAGTTATCCATTTCATTGGATTTGGGAATCGCTTGGCGTTTGATCCTATACCTTTTCAGTTGCAGGTATACGTGTGTATCCGTGTGTATTGGTCGTAAAACTTTATTTCCTCACTTTTTCTAATACGGGTCTTCATCTAGAGACTTCGATGCAGGTGTAACTTTCATGCACTACAATTTGTTCCGAAAATACAACAAACTGGTGCTTTGATCCTTCAAAGGTTGCGGAAAGGTGCTCATCCAGGAGTAATGGATCGTTTTCTCCTTGGCCCTTATGCAGAAACTATTACCAACGAAAAAGAGAGTCGTTCCAAGAAAGCTTCAAAATATCTTGCTCTTCATCTGAGGTTTGAAATCGATATGGTAGCGCATTCTTTGTGCGAATACGGTGGTGGCGAAGAAGAGAGTAAACAGTTGGAAGCATATCGTGAAATTCATTTCCCCGCATTGGCACTTCTTACAAAGACGAAAAGGTACGCTCTTCGTGTCTTTGTTCTTCTGCTGATTGCAAATACTTTTGTATGTATATATCAATTACAATCTACATTCGTGTTTTCGGTGTAGATCAAGCTATGTTGCAAGGAAACTCTCGTTCATTAGCTTTTCCACGTTTCATATCCATTTTAGTTTCTTTTCCGTTTCCATAACCATTTCCtagctgatttttttagaaataacatttcgCGGTGTCCGTTTCAGTGCAACATAGGGATCGAGCGGTGTTTTTGTTGGTGCAACAGATAAGATCTCGCATCGGGCACTTTAACCATTCAGCCATTTTGATTTCTCTGTTTTGCAGGCTTCCTTCGGCTGCAGAGTTAAGATCAGATGGCCTATGTCCGTTAACACCCGAAGAAGCTGTACTTATGCTTGCTGCTCTCGGTTTCAAAAGAGCCACGCATATATACATTGCTGGTGCAGATATATACGGAGGGGAACCAAGACTAGCTGCTTTAACCAGTTTGTATCCGAACTTAGTTACGAAAGAGAAAATGCTTTCGGCTACTGAACTCCGACCATTCGCTAACTTCTCATCTCAGGTAAGAAAATGAAAACTTGAAATCTCTATTGTCGAAATGAATTAGGATTGCAAATGGGGCGGGGTGGGGATGCGACTACTCCCCCATCCTTGTCCCCATCTAGATGGGGAATTCCCATCCCCGTTGATGAAATGGAGAAAAAATCGTCTCCGTGGGGATTCAGGTAACTTGAATCCTGAATCCCCATTCCGCATTACTAAAATTctcaataaaattttatttagtgTAATTTAAGATTTTGTCGTATAATACCATTACGAAAATATAATACTAATTGAATTATTATGTCTTTGTTTTCTCCCAATgcttaattcttcaaaattcgGATTATCCACATGTAGGCTACAAAATAAGTGATTATAAGTTTAagattattaaaatattaaaaggtatatatatatatatatatatatgtgtgtgtgggTATATTAATCCTTACATTTTTATCTAACATACTATTTAGTCCTCGTGTTTTAATAATACACTGTTTAATCTTTAACTTTTGTTCTATTTAACAGTGTAGTCcctcaaatatttgaattattaaacagtttagtcTCTCTGTAAAGGATTAAACTATTGAATAGATCAAAAGTTAAGGACTAAACATTGTACTATTAAAATGCGAGGACTAAacaatgttttaagtaaaaatgtagggactaataaattatgtgctatatatatatatatatatatatatatatatttaagaatCCCCGTGGGGACATGGTGGGGGTGGGGATGAAGATCTCCGTAGGGTGGGAGAGGTCCCCGTCCCCCGTCCCATGAGAAAAGTTAATAGAGATTACTCGTCCCTGTGGGGCTGATCCCCTAATGGAAACTCTCACTCATTAGTGTTTCCGCGTTTCCTATCCGTTTCCATTACCTTTTCCTAGCTATaaatttttagaaataacgtgTCACAGATTCAAatagccttggcgcaacggtaaaacgttgttgtcgtgtgaccagaggtcatgggttcgagtcttaggagcggcctcttgccaattaaattggcaagggaaggcttgcccccaatacacccttgtggtgggacccctccccggaccctcgctcagcggggacgcgtaatgcgaccgggccgccctttttttttttttaacgtgTCACAGATTCGAGTCTTAGAAGCAGCCTCTTGtcaaaaaaattggcaggggaaagGCTTGCCTCCAATACACCATTGTGGTGGGACCTCTCCTCAAACCCTAGCTTAGCGGGGACGTGTAGTGCATCGGGCCACCCTTTAACGTGTCACAGTGTCTGTTTCACTTTCAGTCTCCATGCAACATAGGGGATGAGGAATCCTCGTCCCACTTGCAATCCTAAAATAAACGCCTTGATAAGCTTGTTTATCTTGCAGCTAGCCGCGCTAGACTTCATAGCCTGCACTGCTGCTGATGCATTTGCAATGACAGACTCGGGGAGTCAGCTGTCGTCTTTGGTTGCTGGGTACCGAATGTACTACGGCGGTGGGAAAATGCCGACAATACGGCCGAACAAGCGGAGACTTGCCACGATATACACGAAAAACTCTACCATTGAATGGAAGATTTTTGAACAAAGAGTTAGGAAAGCAGTTAGACAAACTAAACATATATTTAGAAGACCTGTAGCAAGGAGTGTTTACAGATTGCCCAGATGTAATGAGTGTATGTGTTTAACAACAGATGATGATAAAGTTGTTTAGATCCATTCAATGTAAATGTAGAGAACACTATATTGATGTTAATGattctttgtttgttttgtttgaaGTTCGGTTTGGTTCCGTTTTTTTTGCTTCGTTTTACCGTTTCATTTATTGAAATAAGGTGTACAAATACATTTAACATTGACATCTAAGAGTAATTTTGCCAATATCGTGTGAAATAGTgaaattttatccataacgttgggtcaatttgaaaaataattcatcaaactgtctttccAGTCATCAATAATCAGTCATCAATAAGATCATAGACACATGTATACATgtggaaaataaattaaaaaaaaaactaaaaaactatAATGATTTATGtatgaattggacaaaaaaatccaaatattttgtcgaatttattaatcttcaattcaattatgaaattacaaaaaagaaaaaattagaaTGCATAATACGGGAGCAAAAATCTGTGTTTTTTCAGCAATAATCATGGTGGAAAAGAAGGTCTAATACATCACCACCTCTATGAACTTCTATGAACTTGttcataatagtagattggctctagggatgtaaacggggcggggTGGGGCGGGGATTGGAGTTCCCATCCCCGTGCCCCAACTAAACGTGGAATTCCCATACCCGCCCCGCGAAATAAACGGAGACAAAATTCATTCCCGTCCCCGCCCCGTGGAGAATTCTCGACCCCGCGGGTATTCCCGTTTAcccatttaaaatttaaaaaatatatataaaaaataaataaaagaagataataaataaaataagtaaaaaTGATTTACTCATCATAATGCTGACCaaccaaataaataaaaatgttaaTGTGGCTGATCaaccacaattttttttacttccATTTTCTGTTTCCAAACACTATCATAATATTGAGGTcattaaatattaatctttCTCATAATTAAACAATTTCTATTAATATTTCACTACCGCCTAAAGAGAGATATATGATGCATGGAATAAATTATATGATTGAATATGGCAATTTTTATTAGATGTTTATTTAATGGAAATTAATTAGGCGTATGTTTGTTcagatgtttattttttttttttggtaagattgttcagatatttattaattaagttAGCTAAGGTTTAGGGCACAATACGTGGAGGGTTCGGGGATCCCCGCAGGGCGGGGATACCCTTTCCCATCCCCGCCCCGTTTCTACTAACGGGCATATATTAATCCCCGTCCCCGTCCCATAATAAAACGGGGCGGGGATTACCCGTCCCCGACGGGGCGGGGCCCCATCGGGGACGGGTAATCCCCgccccatttacatccctaattGGCTCCCTGAAATTTGCACGTGTCTCAGGAGCTCCTTGAACTTAATTATTCGgtatcaccaactccctaaacttgttataaaagtagattacctccttgaactttataagtgtctcacaGGTAAACTACACCAATAGTAAATGAACTTTACCTAGTTTACACTTtgatacctagattacattttgtcccaaaaatatacctgaagtaatgatgaccggacaatttagtatattttaccggttaataaccggtcaacgcgagtttcatgagttaattacatcaatagtacatgaactttaccataattcatacttcggtacctggattttattttatcctaaaaacataacacaaaTAAAAGtgactaaaaaaaattagaatgcAAGGAGTCCTTACAGATTGTCTAGATGTAATGAGTGTGCGTTTAACAACAGATGATTAAGTTGTTTAGAGCCATTAAAGATAAACAGTTACGGATTCAGTATTCACTTAGATGAGGTGTTTATTGTGATTAATGAGTGTTAGACTGATATTCTTTTAGTGCTTgttgacataaaaaaaaaaaaaattaagtctgACGTTTTCCGAAAATGGATGCTTAAGTTCCTCAAAACCTTCTCGAGCCGTCCTTGAGGATAAATATATAGAATACTATGTTGATGTTAATGATTTCGTGTTTATTTTGTTTGAAATTCTGTTTTCGGTTTTGTTCGCTTTTTGTAGCTCGTTTTAGTGTTTTAGTTTAAACAATAGATATAAAATGTTGGGATGAaagtcaaatttgattttaagtttTCCATGAATTGCAGATTTGATTCAACGTATAAAATAGTCcaaatttaattaatgtttttttagcaaaatcaattttagtctAATGTTATTAAAAATTTGAAGGTTGGCTTAACTATTATTTAACTATCACATTAGTTCTTCTAaattcgtattttttttttgttagttatttataaatatattagtagCACAGTACACATTTTACACATTTTAAAAAAACTACGTTATTGATTTATATGAAACAGACTTAGTTGTTAGTATtttaacatatatttttttaacagtAGTAACATATTTAAGTACCtatttttgtttcattttttcGGAATTACTTTTTGCCTTTTAATTCTAAAcaggagataaaaaaaaagtgtttggtaaattttcaaaacaactGCTTTTGACATAAAAATCTAATAACATCTACCATCGTTGtaaatatcttaaatataattaatatttgaaaaGTGTAATGTGACAGACAGCCTTTGCAAAAGTTTGATGACATatgactaaaattgattttgtttgaaaacgtttgacttaaatttgtacaatttcatacgttagagaTATATGTTAGgatcaaatttaattattatccCTAAAATATTTGATTATAATTGTAATATACGGTTAGAAATGTAATACAGTACAACCTcgatataggaatactctatataggaataacctctattttgttataaaaaaaactcggtcccaattTGGGCcaattataaataggaataacctctcaaatgttatttgttatacacttcTAGAAACTATGCctttatatagtaataattatatatatatatatatatatatatatatatatatatatatattaagaattcaaactaaattataaattattaaaaaaactattgaaattatctatgagatggaaacacaaactacaacttgaaattataaatatttagtattctcattgatgtttacattttttccataaaactcttccatctatatattgaaaacctaaactctaaattgaaattctaaatatttaatttgttccattaatgtctattgttatacattatatataaaccatgcatgcctatgataaaaaatttaaaattttatgtgttgaaattttttattataccaaactctatttagtaataacctctcaattgttatacaaatatcATGGTCCCAGgtgtattcttatatagaggcTTTactgtattattatttttttgaaccagaaatgtaatattttttttttgaaaccggAAATGTAATATTATTCAGACttccaaattattattttttttattatgtgtccgtttattttcatttttcggAACAACTTTTTACCTTTCAATACTAAATATGAGATAGaaaatgtttggtaaaatttttaaagaaaaaacaactaatatctACAACTGAAACAAACGGGTCCTATATTTGATGTCATCGTAGAAAAATTGTCTCATTTTCAACCGCAAAAGAACGTAATTTTCAACTAAACGTTTAATATTTACGATTATAGATTTGTATTaaagaaatttaaaataaataattattaagcTGTTAGTAAGCAAACTTCATGGAAAAAATTAACGAACTGCTCGCGAACGCGGACAGAATATTGAACCCGAACTTTTCAATTTCTAACGAACCGAACATGAGCAGGCTTGGCTTGACTACAGCCATGTTCATGTCCCATAATTGGGCTGGGTTGGATTATAACTGGCCCAACCATGGGAAgccctaaataaaaaaaactcagcAGAAAACAAGTTGGGGTTGTTGCGCCTTCCTCTTCACCGGAATATCAGACGGACGGGGACAAAACTAGGTCCTATTGTAATTATCAAATCCGAGCTTCTCGGCGTTTTTCATCTCATCAGCAGTTCAACAGTATTTACTCTACCTTCGCCGGATTGTAGATGTACAGGtgacttttcttttcttcgatCAGTGGAGGGTGCCTTTTAGAAATATGGCCCTATTAGTCTCAACAAGGCTTTTACGCTCTGTCGGCTCCTTAAAAATTGCTCGTTGCTGTTCTCCTGGTGTTAATTGTCCATCATTTCAACCTGAGGACGGTAAACCCTGTGTTTTTCTCGCTTCATCACTTGTAGTTTCTTAATGGAGATATTTGGTAGCTTCGAACTGATGTTGTTGATACTTTCAGATTTATGTTGCATTGTTTCTCTGGATTACGAATTTTCTACAGAATCTTCTGGCTTTGTCAAGGTACTCTCTCGCCATTCTTAATCTTCTCTGCTGCTTTTGGCCAATTTGTTAATATTTGGGGATTTCTGAAGCATATTCTCTGTCATTGGCATCTCATATCTCATCTGCTATAATGTAGGGTTTAGTGACTTCCTTCGCTTGTAGGAGGTTCTCAACATCTACCCTAACTCCGGGGTCTAGTGATGGTGCATTTCCCTCTGATTTGTTGTCCACAAAGACTGCGCTGAC
The sequence above is drawn from the Euphorbia lathyris chromosome 6, ddEupLath1.1, whole genome shotgun sequence genome and encodes:
- the LOC136232433 gene encoding O-fucosyltransferase 2-like encodes the protein MASLPDLRCLVQKPSQSCDFLVSDRPETTGSVSVSPSRSHQSSPAHSPRNGDKWSILLDQKQRQMERSAKRKEARIWYHKCRMKGLIAFIGLVILFFGVNSFMLLRLQHHRIVGLQNYASPNSSFPVKDWNKFSKGKRQQKGTYGRMLALATHALAENKREPKDLWQEPFIQASAWIPCADKREWKPSGGNNGYILVTANGGINQQRVAVCNAVVVARLLNATLVVPKFMYSSVWRDVSQFSDIYQEEHFINYLTPDIRIVKELPVELRSLDLEAIGSFVTDEDVKKESKPSFYLKYILPILLKNRVIHFIGFGNRLAFDPIPFQLQRLRCRCNFHALQFVPKIQQTGALILQRLRKGAHPGVMDRFLLGPYAETITNEKESRSKKASKYLALHLRFEIDMVAHSLCEYGGGEEESKQLEAYREIHFPALALLTKTKRLPSAAELRSDGLCPLTPEEAVLMLAALGFKRATHIYIAGADIYGGEPRLAALTSLYPNLVTKEKMLSATELRPFANFSSQLAALDFIACTAADAFAMTDSGSQLSSLVAGYRMYYGGGKMPTIRPNKRRLATIYTKNSTIEWKIFEQRVRKAVRQTKHIFRRPVARSVYRLPRCNECMCLTTDDDKVV
- the LOC136232545 gene encoding uncharacterized protein — protein: MALLVSTRLLRSVGSLKIARCCSPGVNCPSFQPEDDLCCIVSLDYEFSTESSGFVKGLVTSFACRRFSTSTLTPGSSDGAFPSDLLSTKTALTPERKIGLLENLVIPATNFSNEDKGFMVLAGDVPIKKHIVLRCAVATC